Sequence from the Candidatus Krumholzibacteriota bacterium genome:
TCTTCTATTTCGTTTAAAAGTTCGACTTTGAATTGCTGGCCACCGGAAGAAAAGAGCTCGATCGCCTTTTCCTTTTCGATGACCTCCCTGACAAACTCAAGACCGCCGTTTTTCAGAAGATCTTTCATCTTCTCCTCGATAGCTTCGAGATCTTCCGGCGTGAACCGCCTGTCTAAAAGAAAATCGTAATAGAACCCTTCTTGTATCGAGGGGCCTATGGCGAACCTGACATCATTGAAAAGTTCATGGACGGCAAGAGCCATGAGGTGTGAGGTGCTGTGCCTGAGTATATCGAGACCTTCGGGATCATCGATCGTTATGACAGTAAAATCGCCTCCCACTGTTATATCTTCCCGCAAATCGAAGAGCCGGCCGTCTATCCGCGCGGCCACAGCCTTTTTACTTACTGACCTTGGAAGTTTGCCGAGAAGCTCTTTTACGGGCAAGCCTTTTTCGATTTCGTCTTTTGATCCATCCGGATATATTATCTCGACCATTTTATGATTATCCACCTTACAGGGAATTTCAGGGGAATGGTGGGCGATACTGGAATTGAACCAGTGACCCCCTGCATGTCAAGCAGGTACTCTAACCATCTGAGCTAATCGCCCACACACCATCTTTGCTGAATCTTATGAAATAAATCACCTACGAGCAACTAAATAATCATTTTCGGCAATTATTTCTTCTCTTCGTCATCAATTACCTCAAATTCAGCATCGACGACCTGATCATCCTTGTCTTCCTTTTCCCCGCCAGAAGAAGATCCGCCCTGCTGCTTCGGTTCCTGGTGTTGCTGCTCGCCGGCCGCGCTCTGATACATCGCCTGGGCCGCTTTCTGCCAGATCGCGTTGTGGGAATCGATCGCCTGTTTGATCCGTTCCTTATCTTCAGTCTTTGAAGCTTCTTTGAGTTCCTCGAGAGATTTTCGCATTTCATCGAAATCCGAGGATGGGATCTTTTCCTTGTACTCTTCCATCTGTTTTTCGGTCTGGTAACTCAGCTGGTCCGCCTGGTTGCGCAGATCTATCATCTCGCGGTTTGCCTTGTCCTCAGCGGCATGTTCTTCAGCTTCGTGAACCATCCGTTCTATATCGTCTTCAGACAAACCGCTTGAAGCCTGGATGATTATCTTCTGTTCTTTTCCGGTAGCCTTGTCTTTTGCCGTGACATTCAGTATGCCGTTGGCATCTATATCAAACGTTACCTCGATCTGCGGTATCCCTCTCTGGGCGGGAGGAATGCCGGCAAGCTGGAATCGTCCTATCGATTTGTTCGCGGCGGCCATCTCCCTCTCTCCCTGCAGGACATGGATCTCCACAGTAGTCTGGTTGTCAGCCGCAGTTGAGAATATCTCGCTTTTTGTTGTCGGGATCGTCGAGTTCCTGTTGATAAGTCTCGTCATCACTCCGCCGAGAGTCTCAATCCCCAGAGAGAGCGGGGTAACGTCTAGAAGAAGCACGTCATGCACATCTCCCGCAAGAACGCCACCCTGGATAGCCGCGCCCAGCGCGACTACTTCATCGGGGTTTACTCCCTCATGCGGTTCTTTTCCGAATATCTCTTTTACCTTGGCCTTTACCGCGGGAATCCTTGTTGTCCCGCCAACAAGGATGACCTCATCGATCTCTGAGAGATTGATCTTGGCGTCCTTTATCGCGTTCTTGCATGGCTGTACTGTCCTTTCGATCAGGCTGTCGGTGAGAGATTCGAACTTCGCTCTCGAGAGTTTGACATTCAGGTGCTTCGGACCTGCCGCGTCGGCAGTTATGAAGGGTAGATTGATGTCCGTCTGAGTTACTGTCGACAGTTCACATTTGGCTTTTTCGGCAGCTTCTCTCAACCTTTGCAGAGCCATGGGATCTGTCGTCAGGTCTATACCCTGATCCTTTTTGAATTCCTCGGAAAGCCATTCGATTATCTTCTGGTCGAAGTCGTCTCCTCCAAGATGCCCATCTCCGTTCGTCGCTTTTACCTCGAATACATTCTCGCCCAGTTCAAGCACCGATACATCAAAAGTACCGCCACCAAGGTCGAAGACCACTATGGTCTTTTCCCCTTTCTTTTCGAGTCCGTAGGCGAGAGACGCCGCTGTAGGTTCGTTGATGATCCTCTCGACCTCAAGCCCTGCTATCTTGCCCGCATCTTTGGTGGCCTGTCTCTGGCTGTCGTTAAAATACGCGGGGACGGTAATTACTGCTTTTGTTACTTTTTCGCCGAGATATTTTTCCGCGGCTTCCTTCAGATACTGAAGCACCATGGCAGAGATCTCCGGTGGCGAATATTCCTTGCCCCCCGCTTCTACTCTGACATCGCCAGAAGGTCCTTTCTTTATCTTGTACGAGACTTCCGATATCTCCGTCGATACTTCCGAGAATTTTCTTCCCATGAATCGTTTTATAGAATAAATAGTATCTTCGGGATTTGTGATCGCCTGCCTTTTAGCAAGCATCCCGACAAGCTTCTGAGAATCCTTGAATCCGACTATCGAAGGAGTGGTCCTTCCGCCTTCCGGATTAGGGATTATTACCGGCTCTCCACCCTCTATGACAGATACGCACGAGTTTGTAGTCCCAAGGTCAATTCCGATTATTTTTGACATTTCGTTCTCCCTCTGAAAATAATAAGTTTAAATATTCCAGAATACTAACTTCAATAAGCATGCCAATTAGGGCAAAATAGAGGCCTACATATCATATTGCAATATAACAAATTAGGATTATATCAATTGTCCATGGCAGAAATGGCAAAACTCACGCCATGACAGAAGCTGCCATAGATGCCATTATGGCGTATTATGGCAGGCTCAGAGAGGTCAGTCCTTAGCATCGCTTTCAGAGTCGTCCTCCCCCATCGCGCACTTTATCTCCCCGTTTTCAAGACGCAACTGTATCTCGAGACATATATCATAGTTTCTTTTTGCAATATCGCTGTACTCGTAAAATACGCACCTGTTGTCTCTCGAACACCTGTTCTTTTTCCGGCATATCCTCAGCTGTTCATAGAACCAGGATTCGATATATTCTCCTTTCCCGACATCCCATCTCTCTCCTCCCCTTTCCACATCATGCTCATGATGGTACGGGAAAAGCTTTTTCCTCATATCGCGTATCAGTTTTTCAAGCCGCCTCATTTTACCACCCGCATGATCATGCCTGTGCGTCGTTCCCCTTTAAAGATAATACACTTTTGATGACCGGCAATAGCTCATTACTAATTCAAATCTTCCCTGACAATAGTGGTAAGATTCTCCCTTGTATTGATCGAGGGGTCATCTATCACCATTTCAAGGAGCGCGTCGAGTATTTCTCCGATCCTTTTACCTGAAGCTTTGCCGGTGATCTTCATGATATCATTACCGTTTATCGCGAGATCCTTTATCTTGAATACCGAATCGGCAGCAAGTACGTCATCGACCCTTTTTCGAGAGATTCCGACTTCCCTGCCGATATCAAGATCCCCTCTCGAAAGACCATCGGCCATCCTCAGGCTGAAAAGATCCTCAATCGCTTCAACACCGACTCTCGCAATGAACCTTCTCACCGCGGCGTCAGACCATTCATCGGTTATATAGAACATGTGATGAAGCACCAGATGGGACACGTACTTTACGAAAGAATTCGGAAAGATGAGCCGTCTGAGTATTTCTGTGGCGATCTTTGAACTCTCCAGTTCATGCCGGTAAAATATCACCCTGCCATCTTTCTCCTGTTTCATCTTCTTTTTTCCAAGATCATGGAGCAAGGCAGCCCACCTGACTTCTTGACGCTTTCCGGCAAGGTCACAACTCTTCACGCTGTGCATGAAAATATCATCTATATGGTATTCGTTCTGTTCTATTCCCCACGTCTCATCAAGTTCAGGAATAATAAAATCGAGTATCCCTCTTTCATGCATAAAAATGAAGCCATCTCCCGGTTTTTCCGCGTACCTCATCATTTTTTCAAGTTCCAGCCTTATCCTCTCGTTCGAGACGGTCTCAAGAGCGGGAGCGTACCTGGCCATCAGTTTTCCCGTTTCTTCTTCGACAGAAAATCCAAACCTCGCCATAAACTGGACTCCCCGCATGATCCTCAGCGGGTCCTCGATGAAAGCTTCTTTTCGGTTTACTCTGAGAATATGTTTTTCCAGGTCTTCGATCCCTCCCAGAGGATCGATCAATCTCATCGTCGCGAGATCGAGTGCCATCGAATTGATCGTAAAATCCCTTCTGACAAGATCGTCCTCAAGGGAAACACTGCTGTCGAACCGGACGTCGAATTCTCTGTGCCCCGGGCCGGTGCTTGTCTCTTTTCTGGGGAATGAGATATCGACTGTGTCCGAACCTTCAGGAGTGAACTTGATGACTCCGAACGATCTGCCGACAAGGTCGGTCTTTCCAAATCTGCCAAGGATATCGAGAAGTCTATCTGCTTCTATTCCGTGAACCAGGTAATCCGTATCAACCGAAACGATATCTTTTCCAAGGATCAGGTCCCTTACCGCTCCACCGACCAGGGAGAGGCCGCATATCTCAAGGATCGACCTCTCCCACGGATGGTGTTCTCTTCCCAGCGAAATCTTCAGATCACGTTTCATACACTGGAATGTACCTAAACGCGACTCTTCCGGTCAACATCTTAACCGCGCTGATCAATGATAGCCCCCGGTTCTTCTTCAGGTTCAGGATGCTGTGCCTGTTCATCGTACATCCCCTCCCGGCTTGCTACCGTATCTTCCGGCGATCTGCGCCGGGATTCCTTTTTGGCACTATTCCTGAGTTCCGGCGGTGTAGATCCTTCCGCCTCCCTGATCCTTACGACCCGGTTCCCCGGATTAGGATTATTCAACCTGGCAGCCTGCTCAGGTTGCAGATCGGCCCGGATCTCCTGCCCACCGGCACCCCGGTTCGCGGCCGGATTCAGCAGCACCATACAGAACCTCCTTTTCAGGGTTTCCGTCTGTGTTGCTTCTGTATCGATTTTCGGCAGATTACCGGCGGCCTTTAACATTTTCGGGAAAATATTTCCGCATCAGAGACCGATTGGGAGCGAAAAGAGGGGGAAAATTCGTCTTATCCAGCCCCCCGAGGCCATCCCCTAGAAAGATATGGTGCCGAGGGTGGGACTTGAACCCACACGATGCCAAGCATCAGCGGATTTTAAGTCCGCTGCGTCTACCAGTTCCGCCACCCCGGCACGAAGGTAAAGTTATAATGGAATCCTGCTTTCTTCAAGCGAAAATGACCAGTGACTATCGCAACGAGGAGGAGATATAAGTTGGAGGCGGCAACCGGATTCGAACCGGTGATAACGATTTTGCAGACCGTCGCCTTAGCCACTTGGCTATGCCGCCTCAATAAACTGGAGCGGGAAACGGGGTTCGAACCCGCGACCTCAACCTTGGCAAGGTTGCGCTCTACCAGCTGAGCTATTCCCGCTCTCCATTCCTGACTTAATTTTTCTATAGACTATATAAATAAAGCTTTATCCGCTTGTCAACCTCATTCCTGTTTTCCCGACAGTCTTTTGATACATTTTTATGTATTCCCTCGCTGAATTCTCCCACGAGTGATCTTCCTTCATTATTCTTTTTCTCGTCCTGGTCACGGCGGCCTTGTCACTGAAGAACTTAAGCGCCCTTTCGACAGTTTCTATCAGCGCCTTGGGAGTATACTCCTCAAAGGTAAAACCGTTCCCCCTGTTACCTTTTGGCGAGAGTTCGCTGATCGTATCCTTTAGACCCCCGGTGGCTCTTACGATAGGGATCGTCCCGTATCGCAGGGAGTACATCTGGTTCAGACCGCACGGTTCATACTTCGACGGCATCATGAAAAAATCGCTTCCAGCTTCGATAAGATGAGCAAGCCTGTTACTGAACGCGAGCTTGATCCCGAGTTTTGATGGATATTTTGCCGCCAGTTCGGTATAGAGTTCGTGATATTTTTTCTGGCCGGTTCCAAGGATTACGAATTTAAGATCATCTTTCATCAGGTCTTCGAAAGCTTCCGAAAGGATATCAAAACCTTTCTGGTCGACAAGTCTCGATACAATACCGATCACGGGATCATCACCGGTGGGCAGTCCGAACTCGGTGAGAAGTTCGTCTCGGTTTTCCCTCTTCCCTTCAAGATCTTCAACAGAAAAATGATGCGACAGATTTTCATCTGTCTCCGGGTCCCAGGCACTCGGATCGATCCCGTTGAGAATACCGTTAAGGTCTTCCTTCCTGTATGTAAGGACACCTTCAAGGCCATACCCGTATTCCTCGTCCTCTGATATCTCGTCGGCGTAAGCCTTGCTGACCGTACTAATCGTTCCGGAAAACAGCAGGGCCATCTTCATTAAATTCACCCGTCCCCAGAATTCGAATGGACTCATCGGCTGAAAAAGCTCTTTACCTATCCCTGCTTTCTCAAGAAAATCCGGTTCGAAAGTTCCCTGATATGCGAGATTATGGACGCTGAAAACTGTTCCTGTATATTCGAACAGTCCATTATTCTCTTCTTCCAGCGAAAGATAGACCGGTATCAATCCAGAATGAAAATCGTTACAGTGAATAATATCCGGTTTCAACCCCAGTATCTTGATCGCTTCTATGACCGCCCTGTTAAAGAAGATCACCCTCTCATCCTCGTCCTTGTAGGCTTCCCCCGTCTCCGGGACAGTATAGATACCCTTGCGTCCATAGAAATGCTCGTTGTCTATAAAATAGACCCTGATCTGCGTACCCGGTTTCAGCGTGGAACAGAGTCCGAATTCAATGTCGGTACCGTTCACTGGAACCCTCATCTTCTCAATGCCCTTTTCCTCTTTTATGCCGAATTTTTTCCTGTCGACCTCGGAATAAAGGGGAGTGAATATGACAAGGTCGCAACCGAGTTTTTCAAGCTCATCCGGGAGGGCTCCGATAACATCTGCAAGCCCGCCTACTTTTGAAAACGGCACCATTTCGGTTGAGACAAGAACTACCTTCATCTGTTTTTCAGCCATCTTTATTCCTCGACCTTCTGCGGCTCTTTGTTACCCTCTAGAGAGGAAGATATATCAATATTGCGCAATACTTCTGCGGCGTCTTCAGGTGGTGTCGGATTAATATAGAAACCGCTGCCCCATTCGAATCCCGCAACTCTCGTAAGCTTCGGCATGATCTCTATATGCCAGTGATAATAATCCAGGTCGGGCTGATCGCACGGCGCTGTATGTATTATCAAGTTAAACGGAGGAGCATCAAGGGCCAGATCTATCCTGAGAAGAACGTTCTTCATTATATCGGCCAGACCGGCGAAAAGATCGGCCGGCGTATTCTCATAAGAGGATATATGCTTCAGAGGAAGTACCCATGTCTCGTAGGGAAACCTTGCGGCATATGGAGCAAGGGCGATAAAATTCTCGTTCTGGTATACGATCCTTTTCTTTTCCCTTATCTCCTGCTTGAGCATATCGCAATATACGCATCTTTCCTTAAGGTTGTAATGGAATTTCGCCCCGTTCAGTTCCTCGACAGCCCGCTTCGGTATGATCGGTGTCGCGATAAGCTGCATGTGAGAATGTTCGAGGGACGCGCCCGCCTCTTCTCCCCAGTTCTTGAACACGAGAATATACTTGAACCTTGAATCTCTTTTCAGGTCCAGGCACCGTTCTCTCAACGCCCAGAATACCGATTCCACGTGATCGACATCGAGATGGTGGAGATTCTTCGCATGGTCCGGCGATTCGATCAGGACCTCGTGTGCTCCGACACCTCTCATCCGGTCGTAGATCCCGTCGCCACTTTTATCAAGTTCCCCTTCTATCTGCAACGCGGGAAACTTGTTCGGCACTACCCTGATCGTCCACCCTTCCTTGTCCGGAAGTGATTGAGGAGTCCTGTATGCCAGGACTTCTTTAGGAGTCTTGTCTTCATTTCCATTGCAAAAAGGGCAAAAACCACCTTTCAGCGGGCGTTTTTCCCTCTTGAAATCGTCGGGCCTCTTACCCCTTTCCGTCGAGATGATCACCCATCTTTCCAGTATGGGGCTTTTTCGCAACTCAGGCATGGATGCTATACTCCTTATGTTGACAACAAGCTATTTCCTTACAGTGGTATTAACTATCCAGCAATCGGGATATCCATCGACAAGTTTTTTCCTGGCTTGTGAGGCATCTTCCCTCGTCAGGAAGTCACCGACTCGCACTTTGTACATTCCATCCTCAAACTCTATATATACTGCAAGACCTGTTCCCGCCATGATATTATTTTTCAGTTCGCCTGCTTTCCCCAGATCGGAAGAGGCGAAAACCTGTATCCTGTAACCTGTATCGTAATTTGAGGCTTCCACCGCCGCTTCGGAGAGATCCTTGACCGTGAAAGAATCGACCGATATCTTTTCCTCAAAATCAAGATTCTCGATCTTCTTATCGATCACCTCGTCTTCGAGGATCTCATCCTCCAGATCGTACACGAGTTCTTCCGCCTGTTCCTCCACCTTCGTCTCCGAAACCACCCGCTTCGAAGGGGTCTTTTCCCGTTCTACCACGACAGGGACTCTACCGGATACTTCGGACCGGGTACACCCAAGCTGAAGCAAAAGAATTATTGCCGCGTTAATGAATAAAACAGCTGAAATAATCCTGCAGGATTTCCGCATTGTACGTCCTCCCATCCGAAAAAGCTCAAATGCGCTTCGCCACTAACTAACAAATAAACGTGGCGATGTCAATGAAATATGGACTACGAACCCTGGCGCCCGTAGAGAATATCGAGGTAGAACCTTTCTGTCCTTTCTGTTATCAGATCCCAGTTATATTCGATCTCAACCTTTTTCCTTCCTTCCTTTCCCAGCTTTTCCCGTTCTTCTTCGGTGAGGGATAACATCTCCTTCAGAGCGCGCGTAAGATCGCCGGGATCGTCGTGGATAAAGGTCAACGATGAGCCGCCGGCGACCTCAAGATTTTCGGGGATATCGCTTATCAGGACCGGCCTGGAAAAACTCATCGCCTCCATGAGCGAGATCGGCAATCCTTCTACGGTCGACGGCAGAACATAAAACGCGCAATGAGCGTATAGTTCGTCGAGTTCAGCACCTGAGATATATCCTGGAAAGATCACTCTTTCATCAGCTTTTTCATGAAGAGTCCTGGCGTACCGCGTCTCAAAACGCTCATCCCCGACTATGACAAGCTTCAAGGGTGTATCGACAGCCTGGTACGCTTCTATCAGCGAATGGAATCCCCTCTCGATAATGAACCTGCCTACGGTAAGGATATATCCTCCCTTTTTAAGGCCCAATCCGGAAGAATCCGCAAATTCAGGCATTTCGCGCAGGGAAGCGCCATTCGGTATATATTCGACCCTTCTTCCGTATTTTCCCGATAGCTGGGCGGTCATAAGCTTTGATACGGCGATCGTCGCGGACGAGTTCTTTACCGCGCATCTCTCGCCAAACCGTAACATCGATTTGGCCAGCTTTCCCCACTTTATCTGCCTGTAATCCAGAGCGTGTATTGTCGACACTGTTTTCTTTCCTGAAACACGAGGGATCACGTTGAAGATCGAGGGGCCTATTCCATGAAAATGGACGATATCATAATCCCTGAAAATGGAAACGAACGAAGAAAGAAAAGAGTTGGTCGCCGTATCCAGATTTTTTGTCCGAACAGACGGAAGGATCTCGATCTTCATTCCAAGATATTCGGCCTGCTGACTGAACGGCTTTCTTCCGAAAACAGTCACATTGTGCCCTCTGCTGACGAGTCGCCTTCCGATCTCCTCTACATGCCGCTCTATTCCGCCGAATAACGCCGGCAGACCTTTTGATCCAATGATAGCTATATTCAATTTCCCGTTACTTTCCTGTTTCCGCCGGAATCCACGCCACAAAGATCAGGTCACCGAGATTCCCGCTCCGAGCAACAGCCTCGCCCAGTTTTTAAGTATCCACCAGATGGGGCGAATGGGATTTCTCTTCATCGAGACTCTCGCGGTGCATATCATCCAGCATGGAAGCCTGCAGCTGTCAACAGCCTTTCTTGCCTTCTCCGCCTTTTCACTGTTCCATATCTCCTTGAACGAAGATTCGTTGAGGTTGCCCATCTCTTTCTCGAGAGTAAGGCATGGATACACTTTTCCCTCTGGATCGATGAAGACCGAATCGCGTCCCGCCCTGCATCCAAGCGCTCTTTCTCCGGCCATGTTGTATCTCAGTACTCCGGAGTAGAAATACGCCCTCAACCATCTTTTAGGGCTTAGACTGAAAAGTTCCTTTTTCATCACGTATTTCAATTCCCGTTCGAGATCCCCGGGATCAACTTGTTGGTTGTCTGAAGTCGAAAAATAAAACTCCGAATTCTGCACAACCGAAGTAGTGAACTGGTATCCGTATTGCCTTGAGAGATCGTACACGGCGCCGAGATGCTTCACGTTCTCCTTTTGAGCTGTGAATGCCACTCGGACGTTCCTGTACCCTATTCTTTTAAGTTGATTGAGGGTTTCGAGGACTTTCTCAAACCCCCCGTCGACTCCTCTTATCCTGTCGTGTACTTCGCCGATACCATCAAGGGAAACTGCGATCCCGACCTTTTTTGATATTGCCAACAATTTCGGCGCGACGTGCGCGATCTTCTTGCTCTGAAAACCGTTAGTTGAGATCACAATCCTCGGATTTTCGGCTTTTTCATGTATCTCCCTGACAAGTTCGACGATATCATCCCTCAGGAACGGTTCTCCGCCGGTAATATTGACATCATTCAGCGTTTCGGGCAGGCTGGTATAGGCCGCGGCCGGCATCTCCGCTCCGGGAGGCAGCTTCCAGATATTGCACATATTACACCTGGAATCACATCTGTATGTTATCGCCGTGACTGCATCGATAGGAAGATGCATCATATCACCTGCTTTCGGGAATCATCTTTTTCAATCAAAAAGTCCTGCATAGCCTTCTATCATCCTGTCTACGGAAAAATCCCTTATTACCCTATCTCTGGCCTTTCGACCTATTTCTTCCCTGAATGTTCTCTCCTTGCTCAACCGTATCATATTTTCCGCAAGCGCTCCGACATCTCCGCTTTCAATGAGGATCCCTTCCCTACCGTCTTCGAGCATCTCCGGAATCGATCCAACCGCGGTAGATATCACGGGCAGTCCCGTTGCCATCGCCTCCAGGATGGTGAGAGGAAATGTTTCGACAACGGGAAACGATGAGAGTATTGCTACATCAGTCGCCGCTAAAATCGATTCCGTGTCTTCTCTCCTTCCAAGGAATTTCAATGTCCCTTGCGAAAGAAGCCTGTCCGCGGCTTTTTTAAGCCCAGTTTCCATGGGACCCTCTCCCACTATAAGAAACCTGAAACGACCCCCTTCACTTTCCGCTATCTTCAAAGCAGCCTCGATGAACATCATATGGTTCTTTTCCGGTCTCAACGCGGCGATTATTGTGACAACGAAATCCTCATCAGACAGGCCGAGCAATTTTTTAGCCCCTTTCTTCTCCCGCGTCTCAACCGGATGGAAACGTGCAATATCCACACCATTATTTATTATTACGAGCCTGTCATCGGATACGCCCTCATTTTCGGAAAGGAAATCCCTGTGATTATCCGCAAGAGCAATCACCTTGTCGTAACTGCCCAGAACGAGCCTGTCTGTCCAATTGAAGATCTTGCCCGTCTTCCACAACCCTGTCGAATGGACAGAGAGGACTTTTCGCCTGCCATCGATGAATTTCGTCGCGATCGCCGTAAGGAAAATAGCATCGTGATGATCGAGGACGATAATGCCCGCGCCTGGATATCTTTTAAGTACTCCGGCAAGACGGAAAACGGCGAGTGGGTCATACCTCGCGCCCGCGAGGCGCGAAAAAGTCCGGATTCCCGACGAGGCGATTGCTTCGCCCACTTCGCCTGGCTCTCTCAGGCAGACCAGGACCGGTTCCAGACGATGGCGCGGAAGGAGCTCGCAAAGGGCTTTTACGATCACCTCGGCTCCGCCCGTCACGAGGGTGGAACAGACAATAATCAGATTTTTATCCTTACCGGTCGAATTCATAAAGGGAGCCTTTAAAGATAAGGCGCCTCTCTCCGGCCCTGTTTGCACTTCAGGTCGACAAGCTTCCCCTGTACTCTGGCGGGGTTGCCATACGCGAGGACTCCGGGAGGTAGATCCCTGGTCACCACGGAACCGCTCCCGACTAGCGTTCCTTCGCCTATCGTCACATAAGGTACGACAGTAACGTTGACGCCCAGCCTGCATCCCTTTTTCAAAACGGGTCCTCGCATACATTCGCCGGAATCGGGGCATCCAGGGTGGATATCATTGGCTATCGTGACTCCTGGCGCCATGAAAACATCATCCTCGATCACTGTGAACTGGGCTACATAGATATTGCAGTGTATCTTTACATTATTTCCTATTGTGCATCCGTAATCTATTACCGAGTTGTTCCAGATCGAAAAATGATCACCTATGGTATTCTGTTCGCGGATCACGACATTATGACCTGTCTCGAATTGAGTCCCAATGATCGATCCGGCATAGATAACCGATCCGCTCCTGATCCTCGCCTTCTCGCCGATATCGAGCCTGTCGCTGATATTCTTTCTTGGCGAGAGATAACCTATGATCGCTTCCGGGTCGATCGAAGATCCATCTCCCAGATGTACCTGTCCCAGTCTTTCCGGGTTCTTTTCGGGTTTCATACTGTCCATCCTGATCTAAGTTAAAGATTTCGGATACTCGATCTCGATCTGTCTGCCGTTTTCCATGATCGACCGGTCGATCGCGTCAAGAACCAGCAGTACTTCAAGACCGTGCCTGCCGCTGCTTCTCATCTCTTTTCCCGCGATACAATCGAGAAAATGCTGACACTCTATCTTCAACGGCTCGGCATCATCGAGCTTGGGGATGGAAATATCACCGTATCTGTAGGAAAGTTGAAACTCTCCGAAAGTGTCGTAGTGAGGAATCACGTCGACGCCCTTGTCATAAATACGGATCTTCTCCAGGCTTGCGACATCATCATATAAAAGCATTTTTTTGCTTCCGACGACAGTCGTTTTCCTTATCTTGTTAGGATTAAGCCATGATACCTGAAGATTCGCAAGTACTGAACCGGGGTATGTCAAAGTGACGAAAGCG
This genomic interval carries:
- a CDS encoding radical SAM protein → MMHLPIDAVTAITYRCDSRCNMCNIWKLPPGAEMPAAAYTSLPETLNDVNITGGEPFLRDDIVELVREIHEKAENPRIVISTNGFQSKKIAHVAPKLLAISKKVGIAVSLDGIGEVHDRIRGVDGGFEKVLETLNQLKRIGYRNVRVAFTAQKENVKHLGAVYDLSRQYGYQFTTSVVQNSEFYFSTSDNQQVDPGDLERELKYVMKKELFSLSPKRWLRAYFYSGVLRYNMAGERALGCRAGRDSVFIDPEGKVYPCLTLEKEMGNLNESSFKEIWNSEKAEKARKAVDSCRLPCWMICTARVSMKRNPIRPIWWILKNWARLLLGAGISVT
- a CDS encoding glycosyltransferase translates to MNSTGKDKNLIIVCSTLVTGGAEVIVKALCELLPRHRLEPVLVCLREPGEVGEAIASSGIRTFSRLAGARYDPLAVFRLAGVLKRYPGAGIIVLDHHDAIFLTAIATKFIDGRRKVLSVHSTGLWKTGKIFNWTDRLVLGSYDKVIALADNHRDFLSENEGVSDDRLVIINNGVDIARFHPVETREKKGAKKLLGLSDEDFVVTIIAALRPEKNHMMFIEAALKIAESEGGRFRFLIVGEGPMETGLKKAADRLLSQGTLKFLGRREDTESILAATDVAILSSFPVVETFPLTILEAMATGLPVISTAVGSIPEMLEDGREGILIESGDVGALAENMIRLSKERTFREEIGRKARDRVIRDFSVDRMIEGYAGLFD
- a CDS encoding N-acetyltransferase, producing the protein MKPEKNPERLGQVHLGDGSSIDPEAIIGYLSPRKNISDRLDIGEKARIRSGSVIYAGSIIGTQFETGHNVVIREQNTIGDHFSIWNNSVIDYGCTIGNNVKIHCNIYVAQFTVIEDDVFMAPGVTIANDIHPGCPDSGECMRGPVLKKGCRLGVNVTVVPYVTIGEGTLVGSGSVVTRDLPPGVLAYGNPARVQGKLVDLKCKQGRREAPYL